The following DNA comes from Candidatus Methylacidiphilum fumarolicum.
TAAAGCGTTTTCCACTGCTTTTTTCCAACTCCCAAAAAACCTCTTTTTACAAGCGGCTGCAAAAAGAGCAGGATTAACCTCTCTGACCTTCGTACTCGTTAATGAAATTCCCTTTTCTTTTAACGACCTTATCCCTTGAATAATCTGCTCTTTTGACCACCTTTTTCGGTTACGAATCTTATCGTAATCCAAGCCTGCCTGTTCTATTGCCGAAGACCAACTACCAAATCTCCTTCGGGCAATAGCGATTAAAGAACTTGCATTCTTTTCCATTTGCTTAGAACTTAAGTCCGCACCCTCTTTATACAATCTTCTAATTTCTTCAAGAATATTTTCGTTTTTCCAAGATTTATATCTATAAATGTCCTGAGGTGCCAATCCAGCAGCTAGAAGTGCATTTTTCCAACTTCCAAAATAATTGGGCCGGATAGCCGCATAAACCATAGGCGCGTATTCTCCAAGCATCATGGATCGAAAAGAAAGATCAGTACCTTGGCGATAAAGCTGTTGAATCATCTGAATAATCTTTTCTTTCGACCAGGCCTTGTAACGACGGATTTCATCATAAGATAGACCAGCAGCTTCCACCGCTTTCCCCCAATTGCCAAAATATCGAACAGCAGCAGCAAGAAGTTCCTGATAATGCTTCCTCATGTAATGGGAAAAAAGAGGCTTACCTGCTTCATGCCATTTTTTGATTTCCTCGAGAACCACTGCCTCGGTCCATTCTTTATTTTTCTTTATAGTTTGGTCTATTGGTTGGGGTTTCATAGAATCACCTTTGAAAGATAAATATTTTAAATTTATATCGTTTGTCAAATAAATTTAATAAATTCAAGCTTTCCATAAGCTATTAATTTTCCAAAAGAATCATTAATTTTTTTACAATTAATTCTACCGTTATGCCTGACAAACATTGTAAGGGAGACTCTTTGTTTAAGCAATTTGCATGCCAACATGGGGAACAAGAAACATCGCTTTGAAGCACAAAGACTTTTCTCCCTATCGGACGAGATTCTGCCGCATCCGTAGGGCCAAACATCACAAGGGTCGGACATCCTAAAGCGGCTGCCAGATGAGCTGGGCCCGAATCCCCACTTATCATAGCTTTGGCATTGCCTAATAAAGCAATTAGCTTTCCTAAAGGAAGTTTTCCACGAAGGTCCGTGCAATTAGCTTCATTGACAGGAAACCATGGTCCTATCCCAACAAAAACAAAATGGAATTGAGGCAGCCGTAGGGTTAAGGCTTGATAGTTTCTCCAAGGCCAAATTTTGGAAGGCCACCGGGAGTAGGGATGAACGACTATATAGTCTTTTATATCTAAAATTGGCGGAAGCAACGGCAACTGAAAAGCATAAGGATCGGGTTGGATTCCTAAGTATCGCAAAAACTCTAGATATCTTTCTTGAGCTGGAGGAGGGGGAGGCATAATCCGCTCCTTATAAAAGAAAAGAGAGCCTTCCCTCCCATTCCATGGCCCTATCTTTCTTTTTGCTCCACTAAAACCACAGATAATACCACTTCGGAAAAGACCCTGGAGATCAAGAACCATATCATAACGCTCTTTTTGAAGCGTCCTAATCAGCTTGATAATCTGAACCAACGATTCTACCATCCCACAAGAGGAATAATGTGGGATAGTAAAGACACGAGATATGGAAGGTTGATATTCGAATAGCTCTCTATAATTATCATATGTGACCCAATCGATTTTTGCCGAAAGAAACTTTTTTAACAGCCCACTAGCTACTGGAAAACATTGAATAATATCTCCAAAGGAACTTAATTTGATGATTAAAATTTTCATTTCTTTAGTCCTAAGAGGATCGCTAAATACCTAAATCCATTTTCAAATACCCCACCGGAGTCTTTCGGCCAATTGGATGGGTAGTTTTGCATTTTTAATTTTTAGCGCAGACTTTTCAATATCATAGGCTACTCTGTAGAGGGTTGCCTCATAACTTTCAGTTTCATAAACAACAAAAGCGGCCCTTGGATCCCCATCTCTTGGTTGTCCAACACTTCCAACATTAAGTAGAAATCGGAAATTTTCTTTGAGAAATAGCCTTTTGAACCGAAACTGAAAAACAGAATGATCATTTTGTACAAAGAGAGCTACAATATGGGTATGTCCCAAAAATCCTATACGGAATGAAGTCGCTCGAAAATTTTCTTCTGCTTCTTCATTAGACAAAACATATTGCCAGCTAGTAGGAGAACG
Coding sequences within:
- a CDS encoding glycosyltransferase family 9 protein — encoded protein: MKILIIKLSSFGDIIQCFPVASGLLKKFLSAKIDWVTYDNYRELFEYQPSISRVFTIPHYSSCGMVESLVQIIKLIRTLQKERYDMVLDLQGLFRSGIICGFSGAKRKIGPWNGREGSLFFYKERIMPPPPPAQERYLEFLRYLGIQPDPYAFQLPLLPPILDIKDYIVVHPYSRWPSKIWPWRNYQALTLRLPQFHFVFVGIGPWFPVNEANCTDLRGKLPLGKLIALLGNAKAMISGDSGPAHLAAALGCPTLVMFGPTDAAESRPIGRKVFVLQSDVSCSPCWHANCLNKESPLQCLSGITVELIVKKLMILLEN
- a CDS encoding homing endonuclease associated repeat-containing protein yields the protein MKPQPIDQTIKKNKEWTEAVVLEEIKKWHEAGKPLFSHYMRKHYQELLAAAVRYFGNWGKAVEAAGLSYDEIRRYKAWSKEKIIQMIQQLYRQGTDLSFRSMMLGEYAPMVYAAIRPNYFGSWKNALLAAGLAPQDIYRYKSWKNENILEEIRRLYKEGADLSSKQMEKNASSLIAIARRRFGSWSSAIEQAGLDYDKIRNRKRWSKEQIIQGIRSLKEKGISLTSTKVREVNPALFAAACKKRFFGSWKKAVENALS
- a CDS encoding metallophosphoesterase family protein, which encodes MKIAFLSDIHGNLEALESVLEEIAKIQVDKIICLGDVVGYGAEPSRCLQKIREQAEIILMGNHDYYCSLPQIPEAIANQLNPIALEAIHFTRSILSKEEKQCLASLPLIWQNEDLMAVHSNFRSPTSWQYVLSNEEAEENFRATSFRIGFLGHTHIVALFVQNDHSVFQFRFKRLFLKENFRFLLNVGSVGQPRDGDPRAAFVVYETESYEATLYRVAYDIEKSALKIKNAKLPIQLAERLRWGI